The following proteins come from a genomic window of Calditrichota bacterium:
- a CDS encoding hydrogenase maturation protease — protein MKTLVLGMGNTLLADDGVGIYIARELGRRLQGQEVDVKETQLAGFYLAELLEGYDRAIIVDSVRTGRSAPGTLQWLTVDDLGEPGSFLSAHHIGLRAALDLARRMGIAVPQLVEVLTVEVADTETFVEQCTTPAVRQAIPQAVEQLLSRLS, from the coding sequence ACGGCGTCGGCATTTACATCGCACGGGAACTGGGCCGTCGTCTGCAAGGGCAGGAGGTGGACGTCAAAGAGACGCAGCTCGCAGGGTTCTACTTGGCGGAGCTGTTGGAGGGTTACGACCGAGCGATCATCGTCGACTCGGTGCGCACGGGTCGCAGCGCTCCGGGCACGCTGCAGTGGCTCACCGTTGACGACCTGGGAGAACCGGGCAGTTTCCTCTCCGCACACCACATCGGCCTGCGTGCGGCGCTCGACCTCGCGCGCCGCATGGGAATTGCGGTACCGCAACTTGTCGAAGTCCTGACGGTGGAGGTAGCTGACACCGAGACCTTTGTCGAGCAGTGTACCACCCCTGCCGTGCGCCAGGCGATTCCGCAGGCGGTTGAGCAACTCCTCAGCCGCCTTTCCTGA